A portion of the Equus quagga isolate Etosha38 chromosome 17, UCLA_HA_Equagga_1.0, whole genome shotgun sequence genome contains these proteins:
- the LOC124229383 gene encoding olfactory receptor 9Q2-like, with product MAGRNYTVVTEFFLIAFTEHPEWGLPLFLVFLSFYLLTLLGNLAMIILIHKDHQLHTPMYFFLSHLSFMDICYSSVIVPQMLAVLLEHGTAISQARCAIQFFLFTFCASLDCYLLAIMAYDRYVAVCRPLLYVTIMTERARLGLVAGAYIAGFSSAFIRTVTAFSLSFCGNNEINFIFCDLPPLLKLSCRDSYTQEVVIIVFAIFVMPACILVILVSYLFIIVSVMQIRTAGGWAKTFSTCASHLTAVALFFGTLIFMYLRDNSGQSSEEDRVVSVLYTVVTPMLNPLIYSLRNKEVKEAVRKALSRSKTSGWP from the coding sequence ATGGCTGGGAGGAACTACACTGTGGTGACAGAGTTCTTCCTGATTGCATTCACTGAACATCCTGAGTGGGGTCTTCCTCTCTTCTTGGTATTTCTGAGTTTCTATCTACTCACTCTGCTGGGGAACTTGGCAATGATCATCCTGATCCACAAAGATCACCAGCTCCACACCCcaatgtacttcttcctcagtCACCTTTCCTTCATGGACATCTGCTACTCCTCCGTCATCGTCCCTCAGATGCTGGCTGTGCTGCTGGAACATGGCACAGCCATCTCCCAAGCTCGCTGCGCaattcagtttttcctcttcACATTCTGTGCTTCCCTTGACTGCTACCTCTTGGCAatcatggcctatgaccgctatgtggccgtGTGCCGACCCCTGCTTTATGTCACCATCATGACTGAGAGGGCCCGCTTGGGCTTAGTGGCTGGAGCTTACATTGCCGGTTTTTCTAGTGCCTTTATTCGAACGGTTACAGCTTTCAGTCTCTCCTTTTGTGGAAACAATGAGATCAACTTTATTTTCTGTGACCTTCCTCCTCTGTTAAAACTCAGCTGTAGGGACAGCTACACTCAGGAGGTGGTGATTATTGTGTTTGCCATTTTTGTCATGCCTGCTTGTATACTGGTGATCTTGGTGTCCTACCTATTTATCATTGTGTCTGTCATGCAGATCCGCACTGCTGGAGGCTGGGCCAAGACCTTCTCgacctgtgcctcccacctcacTGCTGTGGCTCTCTTTTTCGGGACCCTTATCTTCATGTATCTGCGAGATAACTCAGGCCAGTCCTCAGAGGAAGACCGAGTAGTGTCGGTGCTGTATACAGTGGTGACGCCAATGCTCAACCCCCTCATATATAGTCTGAGGAATAAGGAGGTAAAAGAGGCTGTTAGGAAAGCCCTGAGCAGGTCAAAAACTTCTGGATGGCCGTAG